A genome region from Acinetobacter lwoffii includes the following:
- a CDS encoding DUF2058 domain-containing protein, producing the protein MVKNALQAQLLKAGLVDNKKAKKLSKQAVHEKRTGDGTEAEIKAKIEQDKQQKMAKDQAIEQEKKAALQEKELKAAIMQMINQHKIRNTDGDAVYQFIDDSKVKKVYLNQQIYNALVAGSLVIARENDSYAFLPKALAERINAKMQGFIIVNNSEKNEETTDEEDPYAAYVIPDDLMW; encoded by the coding sequence ATGGTTAAAAATGCATTGCAGGCACAATTGTTAAAGGCAGGATTGGTCGATAATAAAAAAGCCAAAAAACTGTCTAAACAGGCTGTGCATGAAAAACGCACCGGTGACGGTACCGAAGCTGAAATCAAGGCCAAGATTGAACAAGACAAACAGCAAAAAATGGCCAAAGATCAGGCGATTGAGCAAGAGAAAAAAGCAGCTTTGCAGGAAAAAGAACTGAAAGCCGCAATCATGCAAATGATTAATCAGCACAAAATCCGTAATACTGACGGCGATGCGGTGTATCAGTTTATTGATGACAGCAAAGTCAAAAAGGTCTATTTAAACCAGCAGATCTATAATGCGTTGGTGGCAGGCAGTCTGGTGATTGCACGTGAAAATGACAGCTATGCTTTCTTGCCTAAAGCTCTGGCAGAGCGTATCAATGCGAAAATGCAGGGCTTTATCATTGTGAATAATTCAGAGAAAAATGAAGAAACCACCGATGAAGAAGATCCATATGCAGCTTATGTTATTCCTGATGACTTGATGTGGTAA
- a CDS encoding YoaK family protein — protein MPLQRLPTWVQLGAFFLAVNAGMINVLGLVTVLHQSVSHMTGNVSMLAMALLNWQPEQMLYLFLVTLCYVIGSSYSGLILGNSHFRLGQLYGYPLSLVAIFILICWLLLPYFPRYALLWACVAMGVQNAMVSHYKGAIIRTTHLSGVLTDLGLAMGYRLRGLEVESRRVVLHLLILLGFLSGGILASWLYPYLKLNAFLIPAVLSLVLSLTYWVIYLRYRHQHD, from the coding sequence ATGCCATTACAGCGTTTACCTACCTGGGTACAATTAGGGGCGTTTTTTCTTGCCGTCAATGCCGGCATGATTAACGTCTTGGGTCTGGTGACGGTACTGCACCAGTCTGTTTCACATATGACCGGTAATGTCAGCATGCTGGCCATGGCCCTGCTAAACTGGCAACCAGAACAGATGTTGTATCTCTTTTTGGTCACACTCTGCTATGTCATTGGTTCATCCTATAGCGGGCTCATTCTTGGAAATAGTCACTTTCGCCTAGGGCAACTTTATGGTTACCCTTTAAGTCTGGTGGCTATTTTTATTTTGATCTGCTGGTTATTGTTGCCCTATTTCCCGCGCTACGCCTTGTTATGGGCCTGTGTTGCCATGGGGGTGCAAAATGCCATGGTCAGCCATTATAAAGGTGCCATCATTCGCACCACGCATTTATCTGGCGTACTGACCGACCTTGGCTTGGCGATGGGCTACCGGTTGCGCGGTTTAGAGGTAGAATCACGACGTGTGGTTTTGCATCTGCTTATTTTGCTCGGTTTTTTAAGCGGCGGCATTCTTGCCAGCTGGCTATATCCTTATTTAAAATTAAATGCATTCCTGATCCCGGCAGTGCTGAGTCTGGTTCTCAGTCTCACGTATTGGGTGATTTATTTACGTTATCGACATCAACACGACTAA
- the sstT gene encoding serine/threonine transporter SstT: MFSALMRMSLVSRIIIAIILGVGVAVVFPEATPSLSLLGDLFIKALKSVAPILVFILVLASIANFKVGQSNAAIKPIMLMYAVGMFLAALSAVVSSILFPSTLFLDIAAQADLQPPGSLVEILKNLLLSFVANPVVAIAEANFIGILAWSVALGIAFRHASDSTKTLLNDAAFAVNYVIRLVISFAPLGIFGLVAVTFAESGLDTLTSYVHLLTVLLGTMVFVALVINPLLVALMTRNNPYPLVFTCLRESGITAFFTRSSAANIPVNLDLAKRLGVKESTSSIAIPLGATINMAGASVTITVLSLAAVNTLGISVDFSTMLILSVVATVSACGASGVAGGSLLLIPVACGLFGISSDIAMQVVAIGMVISVLQDSTETALNSSTDVLFTTAVDRASN, from the coding sequence ATGTTTTCTGCCCTTATGCGCATGAGCTTAGTCTCTCGAATCATCATCGCCATTATTTTAGGTGTGGGTGTGGCTGTGGTATTTCCCGAAGCTACTCCCTCATTAAGCCTATTGGGCGACCTGTTTATTAAAGCCTTGAAGTCTGTTGCACCGATTCTGGTTTTCATTTTAGTTTTAGCTTCTATCGCGAATTTTAAAGTGGGCCAATCCAACGCCGCCATCAAGCCGATTATGCTGATGTATGCGGTCGGTATGTTCCTTGCTGCGCTGAGCGCTGTGGTGTCGAGCATCTTATTTCCAAGTACGCTGTTCCTGGATATTGCTGCACAAGCTGACTTGCAGCCACCGGGTAGTCTGGTGGAAATTCTGAAGAATTTGCTGCTCAGCTTTGTCGCCAACCCGGTTGTTGCAATTGCTGAAGCAAACTTTATTGGTATTCTGGCCTGGTCAGTAGCATTGGGCATTGCTTTCCGTCATGCATCGGATAGCACCAAGACGCTTTTGAATGATGCAGCCTTTGCAGTGAACTATGTGATTCGTTTAGTGATCAGCTTTGCACCTTTGGGTATTTTTGGTCTGGTTGCGGTGACTTTTGCTGAATCTGGTCTGGACACGCTGACAAGCTATGTACATTTGTTGACTGTATTGTTAGGCACAATGGTGTTTGTGGCACTGGTGATTAATCCGCTTCTGGTTGCCTTAATGACGCGTAACAACCCGTATCCACTGGTGTTCACCTGTTTGCGCGAAAGTGGCATTACCGCTTTCTTTACCCGTAGTTCAGCAGCCAACATTCCAGTCAATCTGGATCTGGCAAAACGTCTGGGCGTCAAGGAATCAACTTCAAGTATCGCAATTCCTTTGGGTGCTACGATCAACATGGCAGGTGCTTCTGTGACCATTACTGTATTGTCATTGGCGGCTGTAAATACTTTGGGGATTAGCGTCGATTTCAGCACTATGCTCATTCTTTCTGTGGTGGCAACCGTTTCGGCATGTGGCGCTTCAGGGGTTGCAGGAGGTTCATTGTTACTGATTCCAGTTGCATGTGGCCTGTTTGGGATTTCTTCGGATATTGCCATGCAAGTCGTTGCAATTGGTATGGTCATTAGCGTATTGCAGGATTCTACTGAAACCGCGCTAAACTCATCGACCGATGTTTTATTTACTACAGCAGTAGACCGCGCATCAAATTGA
- a CDS encoding SulP family inorganic anion transporter, producing the protein MPNFKSKLLHRLPAWAWLSHYTPVKFKSDVLAALIVVAMLVPQGMAYAMLAGLPPIMGLYASILPMIIYALLGGSSTLSIGPVAIISMMTFATLNPLFEVGSPVYIEAATLLALMVGIISLLLGLFRFGFLIQLISHPVIQSFIIASALLIAFGQLKFLVDLPLKANNLPEFVSSLLQYFPLLHVPSLIFGLFSIGLLIYLPKLLKSQAVQSRIGSTDFLVRAVPLILVCLGIAAIVFLDLKLQGIKTVGAIPSGFPPLSFPHWNWELVMTLLPGASMIAMISFVESLSIAQATALQQRSHLNSNQELIALGLANISAGVSSAFPVTGSLSRTVVNADAGAKSPMAGVLSSILIIFVSLFFTGFFEDLPLTILAATIIVSIWKLVNFQPFFDAWRYSKADGLAMWITFLGVVLIDISTGLIIGIVSTFVLMLWRISRPHIAVVGLVEGTQHFRNIQRHQVSTSNRVLSLRIDENLTFLNANSFKGYLINEISLNDQLQHVIINCSSISAIDLSALEMLEDLNAELAKLDIRLHFAEVKGPVMDKLQASKLMTHLSGRIYLTHFQAIQDLAPEIFEQHKDYTI; encoded by the coding sequence ATGCCAAATTTCAAGTCTAAACTTCTGCATAGACTGCCTGCCTGGGCATGGTTAAGCCACTACACGCCGGTCAAATTTAAGTCTGATGTGCTGGCTGCCCTGATTGTGGTGGCGATGCTGGTGCCTCAAGGGATGGCCTATGCCATGCTGGCAGGATTGCCGCCGATCATGGGCTTATATGCCAGCATCCTGCCGATGATCATTTATGCGCTGCTCGGTGGGAGTTCGACTTTATCGATTGGCCCGGTAGCCATCATTTCCATGATGACTTTTGCTACGCTCAATCCACTTTTTGAAGTCGGCTCACCAGTCTATATTGAAGCTGCGACTTTATTGGCACTGATGGTCGGGATTATTTCCCTGCTTTTGGGATTATTCCGTTTTGGTTTTCTGATCCAGTTGATCAGTCATCCCGTGATTCAAAGCTTTATTATTGCCTCTGCCTTATTGATTGCGTTTGGGCAGTTAAAGTTTTTGGTCGATCTTCCTTTAAAAGCCAATAACCTTCCGGAGTTTGTCAGCAGTTTGCTGCAATATTTCCCGCTACTGCACGTGCCGAGCCTGATTTTCGGCCTGTTCTCTATCGGTCTGCTAATCTATTTGCCCAAGTTATTAAAATCTCAGGCTGTACAAAGCCGGATCGGCTCTACAGATTTTCTGGTACGTGCAGTGCCCCTGATTTTGGTGTGTCTCGGCATTGCGGCGATTGTCTTTCTGGATTTAAAGCTTCAGGGTATTAAAACGGTCGGTGCAATTCCTTCCGGTTTTCCACCCTTGTCTTTTCCACACTGGAACTGGGAATTGGTGATGACCTTGTTACCGGGTGCCAGCATGATCGCCATGATCAGTTTTGTGGAGTCACTATCGATTGCTCAAGCCACGGCCTTACAGCAACGCAGTCATTTAAACAGTAATCAGGAACTGATCGCGCTCGGTCTGGCCAATATCAGTGCAGGCGTGAGTTCAGCTTTTCCTGTGACCGGCAGCCTGTCGCGGACGGTGGTGAATGCCGATGCCGGTGCCAAATCACCTATGGCCGGTGTTTTATCCTCGATTCTGATTATTTTCGTGAGCCTGTTCTTTACCGGATTTTTTGAAGATCTGCCGCTGACCATTCTGGCCGCGACGATTATTGTTTCCATCTGGAAGCTGGTTAATTTTCAGCCATTTTTTGATGCCTGGCGCTATTCCAAGGCAGATGGCCTTGCCATGTGGATTACCTTTCTGGGCGTGGTTCTTATTGATATTTCGACCGGTTTGATCATTGGGATCGTATCGACATTTGTGCTGATGTTATGGCGAATCAGCCGACCGCATATTGCGGTTGTCGGTCTAGTGGAAGGAACCCAGCATTTTCGCAATATTCAGCGGCATCAGGTCAGTACCTCAAACCGGGTGCTGTCACTGCGGATTGATGAGAATCTGACATTTCTGAATGCCAATAGCTTTAAAGGTTATCTGATCAATGAGATCAGTCTAAATGACCAGCTGCAACATGTGATTATTAACTGTTCCAGCATCAGTGCGATTGATCTGAGTGCTCTGGAAATGCTGGAAGATTTAAATGCAGAATTGGCCAAACTAGATATTCGCCTGCATTTTGCCGAAGTCAAAGGTCCGGTCATGGACAAGCTGCAAGCTTCTAAATTGATGACGCATCTGAGCGGGCGCATTTATCTGACCCATTTTCAGGCGATTCAGGACCTGGCACCAGAGATCTTTGAACAGCATAAAGATTATACGATTTAG
- a CDS encoding ArsR/SmtB family transcription factor codes for MKTDFEITTMRDSAEQVVGILKSLANTDRLLILCHLSQAELNVSEIEEITEIKQPTLSQQLMMLRKSDVVDTRRDGKQIYYSIKDQNLIVVLNTLYQLYCGNSAK; via the coding sequence ATGAAAACCGATTTTGAAATCACGACTATGCGCGATTCAGCAGAACAGGTCGTCGGCATTTTAAAATCTCTGGCCAATACCGACCGTCTTCTCATTTTATGTCATCTGTCTCAAGCGGAACTAAATGTTTCAGAAATTGAGGAAATAACTGAGATTAAACAGCCGACTCTTTCTCAGCAGCTCATGATGCTGCGTAAAAGCGATGTGGTAGATACCCGACGCGATGGCAAACAGATTTATTATTCAATTAAAGATCAAAATTTGATTGTGGTCTTAAATACCCTTTATCAATTGTATTGCGGCAATTCAGCTAAATAA
- the cysK gene encoding cysteine synthase A yields the protein MSTDSAFPTPNNLGIAVYSNNADAIGNTPLVRINRVISAPATVLAKIESRNPAFSVKCRIGAALINDAEKSGKLKSGMHIVEPTSGNTGIALAFVAAAKGYDITLTMPSSMSIERRKVVKALGANLVLTDPAKGMKGAIEEAQRLVNENPELYYLPQQFENPANPKIHEETTGPEIWEATAGNVDILVAGVGTGGTITGISRYFEKVKNKPLYSVAVEPAESAIIGQAKRGEDITPGPHKIQGIGANFIPGNLDLDLVDEVIAINSADAVEWARKTAAQEGILVGISSGAAMAAAAQLAARPENAGKNIVVILPDGGERYLSSILFEDISAE from the coding sequence ATGAGTACAGATTCAGCTTTTCCAACACCGAATAATTTAGGTATAGCGGTTTATAGTAATAATGCAGACGCGATTGGAAATACACCGCTTGTTCGTATTAATCGTGTGATTTCCGCTCCGGCCACGGTACTTGCGAAAATTGAAAGCCGTAATCCGGCATTCTCAGTCAAGTGTCGTATTGGTGCAGCGTTGATTAATGATGCTGAAAAATCTGGCAAGCTCAAATCCGGTATGCATATTGTCGAGCCAACCAGCGGCAATACCGGTATTGCATTGGCTTTTGTTGCGGCAGCCAAAGGTTATGACATTACTTTGACCATGCCTTCAAGCATGAGTATTGAACGCCGTAAGGTGGTGAAAGCATTGGGTGCCAATCTGGTACTGACTGATCCGGCCAAAGGCATGAAAGGCGCGATTGAAGAAGCACAACGTCTAGTCAATGAAAATCCTGAACTGTACTACCTGCCACAACAGTTTGAAAATCCGGCCAATCCTAAAATTCATGAAGAAACTACGGGCCCAGAAATCTGGGAAGCGACTGCGGGCAATGTCGATATTCTGGTCGCAGGTGTCGGAACGGGTGGAACCATTACCGGTATTTCACGCTACTTTGAAAAGGTAAAAAATAAGCCTTTATATTCAGTGGCGGTGGAACCCGCTGAGTCTGCAATTATTGGTCAGGCCAAACGCGGTGAAGACATTACACCTGGACCACACAAAATTCAGGGGATTGGTGCCAACTTCATTCCGGGTAATCTGGATTTAGACCTCGTTGATGAAGTGATTGCCATTAATAGCGCAGATGCAGTCGAGTGGGCACGTAAAACGGCGGCTCAGGAAGGTATCCTGGTCGGCATTTCAAGTGGCGCGGCTATGGCAGCCGCGGCACAATTGGCGGCTCGCCCTGAAAATGCTGGTAAAAATATTGTGGTGATTTTGCCAGACGGTGGTGAACGTTACCTGTCTTCGATCTTATTTGAAGATATTTCTGCCGAATAA
- a CDS encoding heavy metal translocating P-type ATPase — translation MGMAEQDSNRLYEQQVQIGGMTCASCVARVEKALKKIEGVVEASVNLSTEKAFIKSQQPIAAAALVQAIEKSGFDVPTQQFDLNIEGMTCASCVARVEKALKKVEGVLDAQVNLATEKAHVSAINSVPLSKLTQAMQKAGFDIQSDRIELAIEGMTCASCVARVEKALLKVEGVSEAQVNLATETAWVKASHAQIPALIAEVEKAGYQATIKSGRDMSTDSHDAFQEKKANETAQLKRDLWLAVILTAPVFILEMGSHLIPAFHHFIAHTLGTQNSWYLQFVLTTLVLIIPGRRFYQHGIPALLRLAPDMNSLVAVGTIAAYGFSCIATFFPQLLPQSTVHVYFEAAAVIVALILLGRYLEAKAKGKTSEAIQYLVGLQPKTARVQQNNHWVDLAIADVQQGMLIEIRPGEKVAVDGEVVAGQSYIDEAMISGEPLPVAKQAGDQVVGGTVNQNGTLQIKATAVGQDSVLAQIIQMVEQAQGSKLPIQAVVDKVTLWFVPAVMALAALTFMVWFLFGPEPNLTYALVNAVAVLIIACPCAMGLATPTSIMVGTGRAAELGVLFRKGEALQLLQQTKVVALDKTGTLTEGKPLLTDFEVTADFNQQTVLQLVASVEAKSEHPIAHAIVQAAREQELELSKVTDFDSITGAGVKAQVAGQQLHIGAERLMQDLGLNVDLFRATAQKLGDQGRSPLYVAINQKLAAIIAVADPIKPTTYSAIQALHDQGLKVAMITGDHQHTAQAIAKQLKIDQVIAEVLPHEKVDAVRQLQQQYGVLTFVGDGINDAPALAQADVGMAIGTGTDVAIEAADVVLMSGNLQHVATGIGLSQATIRNIKQNLFWAFVYNIALIPIAAGVLYPFWGILLSPMFAAGAMALSSVFVVSNALRLKAYQPVQFKESV, via the coding sequence ATGGGCATGGCAGAACAAGATAGCAACCGCTTATATGAGCAGCAGGTGCAGATTGGCGGTATGACCTGTGCCTCCTGTGTCGCTCGCGTGGAAAAAGCCTTGAAAAAAATTGAAGGCGTGGTCGAGGCATCTGTCAATCTATCGACTGAAAAAGCTTTTATTAAAAGCCAGCAGCCAATTGCTGCCGCTGCGCTGGTTCAAGCAATTGAAAAATCCGGTTTTGATGTACCGACGCAACAGTTTGATTTGAACATTGAAGGCATGACCTGTGCATCCTGTGTGGCTCGCGTAGAAAAAGCCCTAAAAAAAGTGGAGGGCGTGCTGGATGCACAAGTGAATCTGGCCACTGAAAAGGCGCATGTGAGTGCGATCAATTCTGTGCCATTGTCCAAGCTGACTCAAGCCATGCAAAAAGCCGGTTTTGATATTCAGAGCGATCGCATTGAACTGGCTATTGAAGGCATGACTTGCGCTTCATGTGTGGCACGGGTTGAAAAAGCTTTATTAAAAGTAGAAGGTGTCAGCGAAGCACAGGTCAATCTGGCCACCGAAACTGCCTGGGTGAAAGCCTCGCATGCCCAGATTCCGGCCTTGATTGCTGAGGTGGAGAAAGCCGGTTATCAGGCCACCATAAAATCTGGTAGGGATATGTCGACAGATAGCCATGATGCTTTTCAGGAAAAGAAAGCCAATGAAACGGCACAACTGAAACGAGATTTATGGCTTGCAGTCATTCTGACAGCACCTGTATTTATTCTGGAAATGGGCTCGCATCTGATTCCGGCATTTCATCATTTTATTGCCCATACGCTGGGAACCCAGAACAGCTGGTATCTGCAGTTTGTACTGACCACTTTGGTGCTGATTATTCCGGGACGGCGTTTTTATCAGCATGGGATTCCGGCACTATTGCGTCTGGCACCGGATATGAACTCGCTGGTGGCCGTTGGAACCATTGCCGCATATGGCTTTTCCTGTATTGCGACCTTTTTTCCGCAGCTGTTACCGCAGTCCACTGTGCATGTGTATTTTGAAGCGGCCGCCGTTATTGTCGCGCTGATTTTACTGGGGCGTTATCTGGAAGCTAAAGCCAAAGGGAAAACTTCGGAAGCGATTCAGTATCTGGTCGGTTTGCAGCCAAAAACAGCCCGAGTACAACAAAACAATCACTGGGTTGATCTGGCAATTGCCGATGTACAACAAGGGATGCTGATTGAAATTCGTCCGGGTGAAAAAGTCGCCGTCGATGGTGAAGTCGTTGCCGGGCAAAGCTATATCGATGAAGCGATGATTAGCGGTGAGCCTTTGCCTGTGGCCAAACAGGCTGGCGATCAGGTGGTTGGCGGTACAGTAAACCAGAACGGAACCTTGCAAATCAAGGCCACTGCGGTCGGACAGGATTCGGTACTGGCGCAGATTATTCAGATGGTGGAACAGGCGCAAGGATCGAAGCTACCGATTCAGGCCGTGGTCGATAAAGTGACCTTATGGTTTGTGCCGGCTGTTATGGCATTGGCGGCCTTAACCTTTATGGTCTGGTTCCTGTTTGGGCCTGAGCCGAATCTGACCTACGCATTGGTAAATGCAGTCGCCGTACTGATTATTGCTTGTCCATGTGCGATGGGGCTGGCGACTCCTACTTCAATTATGGTCGGCACTGGCCGTGCAGCAGAACTGGGCGTGTTGTTCCGTAAGGGTGAAGCTTTACAGTTACTGCAGCAAACCAAAGTCGTCGCCTTGGATAAAACTGGAACCTTGACTGAAGGAAAACCGCTGTTGACTGACTTTGAAGTTACGGCAGATTTTAATCAGCAGACCGTATTACAGCTCGTCGCTTCAGTTGAGGCCAAGTCAGAACATCCGATTGCCCACGCCATTGTTCAGGCTGCTCGTGAGCAAGAACTGGAACTGAGTAAAGTGACCGATTTTGATTCGATCACTGGTGCAGGGGTAAAAGCACAGGTTGCTGGTCAGCAGCTGCATATCGGTGCAGAACGTCTGATGCAGGACTTGGGCTTAAATGTCGATCTGTTTAGAGCCACTGCACAAAAGCTCGGTGATCAGGGTCGTAGTCCTTTATATGTAGCGATTAATCAGAAACTGGCTGCGATTATTGCAGTAGCCGATCCGATTAAACCAACTACTTATAGCGCGATTCAGGCCTTGCATGACCAAGGTCTTAAAGTGGCGATGATTACTGGTGATCATCAGCATACCGCACAGGCGATCGCCAAACAGTTGAAAATCGATCAGGTGATTGCGGAAGTTTTGCCGCATGAAAAAGTCGATGCAGTACGACAACTCCAGCAGCAATACGGCGTGCTCACTTTTGTTGGGGATGGAATCAATGATGCACCGGCATTGGCCCAGGCCGATGTCGGTATGGCGATTGGAACCGGTACCGATGTCGCGATTGAAGCAGCCGATGTGGTGTTGATGTCAGGCAATTTACAGCATGTGGCTACAGGCATTGGTTTAAGTCAGGCGACCATACGCAATATTAAACAGAACCTGTTTTGGGCCTTTGTCTACAATATTGCCTTAATTCCGATTGCCGCGGGTGTGCTTTATCCATTTTGGGGTATATTGTTATCGCCAATGTTTGCCGCAGGTGCGATGGCGTTGTCCTCCGTGTTTGTCGTCAGCAATGCCTTGAGATTAAAAGCCTATCAACCGGTGCAGTTTAAGGAGTCAGTATGA
- the cueR gene encoding Cu(I)-responsive transcriptional regulator: MMNIGQAAKRSGISAKMIRYYEDIGLLPAPKRSDTGYRVYSDADIKILSFIQHARELGFSSEQMKELLGLWLNSSRQSSEVKQLAQKHIQFLQQKIADMQHMLMILQQSVEQCAGNEQSDCQILKQIEQGVVPEQH; this comes from the coding sequence ATGATGAATATTGGTCAGGCGGCAAAACGTTCTGGCATCTCTGCGAAAATGATTCGTTATTATGAAGACATTGGTTTGTTGCCGGCTCCGAAACGCAGTGATACAGGTTATCGGGTTTATAGTGATGCGGATATTAAAATCTTAAGTTTTATCCAGCATGCACGTGAACTCGGCTTTTCTTCAGAGCAGATGAAAGAATTACTTGGTCTGTGGCTGAACAGCTCACGCCAGAGCAGCGAGGTTAAACAGCTGGCACAAAAACATATCCAGTTTTTACAACAGAAAATTGCCGATATGCAGCATATGCTGATGATATTACAGCAATCGGTGGAACAATGTGCCGGCAATGAACAGTCTGACTGCCAGATTTTAAAACAGATTGAACAGGGTGTCGTCCCTGAGCAGCACTGA
- a CDS encoding heavy-metal-associated domain-containing protein — protein MKFRIENMTCGGCARSVTATIKDLDENATVNIDVATKLVEVESTASESEIVAALTEDGFPPVAA, from the coding sequence ATGAAATTCCGTATTGAAAACATGACCTGTGGTGGCTGCGCGCGCAGTGTCACGGCTACGATTAAAGATCTGGATGAAAATGCCACTGTGAATATTGATGTGGCCACTAAACTGGTTGAAGTTGAATCGACAGCCAGTGAATCTGAGATTGTTGCAGCTTTAACCGAAGATGGTTTCCCGCCTGTGGCAGCCTGA
- a CDS encoding TetR/AcrR family transcriptional regulator: MTTVRQQNFLLRKEKILSMAESLLLDNNQDITLSELASELDIAKGTIYKHFKSKNQLYLELIILNEKRILEISKKHNNDIKNYVSQYMLYHMLNSNRTILLHVIEERLTNNEKNLKELFQELYRIREERIIRIKDITHDYLVALESAMSIRDYLSYIWTVTYGASLLLNSTNYQKAIGSRERLIKLYINQALMTPDKISSV; the protein is encoded by the coding sequence ATGACGACTGTAAGACAGCAGAACTTCCTTCTTCGTAAAGAGAAGATCCTCAGCATGGCGGAAAGCCTGCTACTGGATAATAATCAGGACATTACCCTGAGTGAGCTGGCCAGTGAACTGGACATCGCAAAAGGAACCATCTACAAACATTTTAAAAGCAAGAACCAGTTATATTTAGAACTGATTATTCTGAATGAAAAAAGAATTCTAGAAATATCAAAAAAGCATAATAACGATATTAAAAATTATGTTTCACAATATATGCTCTATCACATGCTCAATTCGAACCGAACCATCCTGTTACATGTCATTGAAGAGCGTTTAACCAATAACGAAAAAAATCTGAAAGAGTTATTTCAGGAGCTTTATCGTATTCGTGAAGAACGGATTATCCGGATTAAAGACATCACCCATGATTATCTGGTGGCTTTAGAAAGTGCCATGTCGATTCGCGATTATTTATCTTATATCTGGACAGTCACCTATGGCGCTTCGCTGTTATTAAATTCGACCAATTACCAAAAAGCGATTGGATCACGCGAACGTTTGATTAAGCTGTATATTAATCAGGCGCTGATGACGCCAGATAAAATCTCATCGGTATGA